In Apium graveolens cultivar Ventura chromosome 10, ASM990537v1, whole genome shotgun sequence, the following are encoded in one genomic region:
- the LOC141690466 gene encoding uncharacterized protein LOC141690466 has translation MGTNETPLKLAYSTEARIPIETGPPSYRVINYDEISNIEGLKTNLELLDEVRDKAVKRMESYKEKTKLYFMKKTIIREYEAGNLVLRHTEASDPTNQVKLQPNWEDPYMVKEVLRLGTYKLSYLGGTEVPNTWHRTRLRKFYQ, from the coding sequence ATGGGAACCAATGAAACCCCCTTAAAACTTGCATATAGCACCGAAGCTCGCATACCAATCGAAACCGGGCCCCCCTCCTATAGGGTCATCAACTATGACGAGATCTCAAACATCGAAGGACTCAAGACCAACCTGGAGCTCTTAGACGAAGTAAGAGATAAGGCAGTAAAAAGGATGGAAAGCTACAAAGAAAAGACAAAGCTCTACTTCATGAAGAAGAcaataatcagagaatatgaagCGGGAAACTTGGTACTCCGGCACACCGAGGCCTCGGACCCAACCAATCAAGTAAAGCTGCAACCCAACTGGGAAGACCCCTATATGGTTAAGGAAGTGCTCCGCCTAGGAACCTACAAGCTAAGCTATCTCGGCGGGACCGAAGTCCCAAATACTTGGCACAGAACCCgcctaaggaaattctaccagtaA